The Kroppenstedtia pulmonis genome has a segment encoding these proteins:
- the yycH gene encoding two-component system activity regulator YycH has translation MIEHVKSALLVLLVAASLVQTGTLWYSSPSYEESRQNDYFSPPQIGSEKYRKQVVSQLAAPREFILHQEGHQQQILPNHDQGNYQSLMEKLNYAIIENLEEIHPSPTQWKRLLKENTGLELRFHNSISAETTDTFFSSNVDLNMDTISRLWFFEEAKTGKTYAWFISDQEERVIQGTLELTAFRDWIKTVEQLDGHEVETVLANGRNQPDKKAEKVPEIFYLPTEPLQTERYTFRLKLIKAEDMKQALFPDPDLAKRNLVLDNSYIYTDGRSNLQHNTEFESMIYNDPVSNSTSDTTVAEDLEVINQFMNRHSGWTGNYLLEMSDEDKNSGLPVYTFRLFVGDYPVYWTKKNDKSPSTIRLSSTGKRVATYQRSLHYLSTNSKQEKDELAGKKELLKHLKKEGLTLSDLRSLHPGYRAVPHSDQVELIPTWVAEKKDGNRSFIDTEEDTDGLE, from the coding sequence ATGATTGAACATGTCAAATCAGCTCTTTTGGTTTTATTAGTTGCCGCCAGTTTGGTTCAGACTGGCACCCTGTGGTACAGCTCCCCATCTTATGAGGAAAGTCGGCAAAATGATTACTTCTCTCCTCCCCAGATCGGCAGCGAAAAGTATCGGAAACAGGTGGTCTCTCAATTGGCAGCACCCAGGGAGTTTATTTTACATCAGGAAGGTCATCAACAGCAGATTCTCCCCAATCATGACCAAGGCAATTACCAGTCACTGATGGAGAAGCTGAACTATGCCATTATTGAAAATCTGGAGGAAATCCACCCCTCTCCGACCCAGTGGAAACGATTATTAAAGGAAAATACCGGATTGGAGCTTCGTTTTCATAACTCGATCTCTGCAGAAACAACAGACACTTTTTTTTCATCCAATGTCGATTTAAACATGGATACCATCAGTCGGTTATGGTTCTTTGAAGAGGCCAAGACTGGCAAAACTTATGCCTGGTTCATATCGGACCAAGAAGAGCGGGTTATTCAGGGAACCCTCGAACTGACTGCATTTCGTGATTGGATTAAAACCGTGGAACAATTAGACGGCCACGAAGTGGAAACGGTGTTGGCTAATGGCAGGAACCAGCCGGATAAAAAAGCGGAGAAGGTTCCGGAGATCTTTTACCTGCCCACAGAGCCCCTTCAGACGGAGCGTTATACCTTTCGGCTGAAGCTGATCAAAGCGGAAGACATGAAACAAGCCTTGTTTCCAGATCCGGATCTGGCCAAACGAAACCTGGTCTTGGACAATTCCTACATTTACACGGACGGGCGAAGTAATCTGCAACACAATACGGAATTCGAGTCGATGATCTATAATGATCCGGTTTCCAATTCTACTTCTGATACGACGGTAGCGGAAGACCTGGAAGTGATCAACCAGTTTATGAACCGCCACAGTGGCTGGACCGGTAACTACCTGCTGGAAATGTCAGATGAGGATAAAAACAGCGGTCTTCCTGTTTACACATTCCGCCTGTTTGTTGGGGACTATCCGGTCTATTGGACGAAGAAAAATGACAAAAGTCCCAGTACCATCCGTTTGTCCTCAACAGGAAAGCGGGTAGCCACTTATCAACGATCCCTTCACTATTTGTCAACGAACTCCAAACAAGAAAAAGATGAGCTTGCCGGTAAAAAAGAACTGTTAAAACATCTGAAAAAAGAAGGATTAACCTTATCGGATCTCCGCAGTCTTCATCCCGGATACCGGGCAGTGCCCCACTCTGACCAAGTTGAGTTGATCCCGACATGGGTTGCGGAAAAAAAAGACGGAAACCGGTCCTTCATTGACACGGAGGAGGATACCGATGGACTGGAGTAA
- a CDS encoding ATP-binding protein has protein sequence MRWFRIFNSVQWKLVIIYISLLLIAVQLIGVYFFRSLEQYYEGNFRNQLETQADLLQGNVTELMVKRDQDSLTKREQIDDLVRQLFILNNKTDTVQIVDQDGVILSTTSDDSSLVGQKNVKVYRVLQGEVNSEEQIRPDAAGQRHMLMSYPIKEEGLVIGAIYIEAPMEEMYNTIRTINTILIKIALVALAGTGILVIILARTITNPVKDITQQATVMAEGDFNRKVDVKSQDEIGQLATAFNHLAQHLREALSQKEEEKGKLESVLANMSDGVIATDEKGRVIVINRRAEDILGWKPKQGEDIQQVLPLSQPVSLPLTEERETYMELDREDPDDQTVVKLTFTPIRRSDQTVGLIVVLQDVTEEEKLDRQRKEFVANVSHELRTPLTTIKSYLEALDEGGAMEDKELATRFLRVTRQESERMTRLIHDLLQLSRLDSEKARPHKQPLLLFDVLQEAADRFSVQCKQKNISLHLSLAHGLLPRVYAARDQLDQVLDNLLSNAVKYTPEGGSITLSAKRRVADGFISVSISDTGIGIPKKDLERIFERFYRVDKARSRNMGGTGLGLSIAKEIIQAHGGDIYMTSRYEKGTTVTFSLPPCEPEVVR, from the coding sequence ATGAGATGGTTCCGTATTTTTAACAGTGTCCAGTGGAAGCTGGTCATTATCTATATATCGCTGCTGCTCATTGCCGTCCAACTGATCGGGGTCTATTTTTTCCGTTCCCTGGAGCAATATTACGAAGGAAACTTTCGGAATCAATTGGAAACACAGGCCGACCTTTTGCAGGGAAATGTGACGGAACTCATGGTAAAAAGAGATCAGGACAGTCTTACCAAACGGGAACAGATCGATGATTTGGTTCGACAACTTTTTATCCTGAACAACAAAACCGACACCGTGCAAATCGTGGATCAAGACGGTGTCATTCTGAGTACGACTTCAGATGACAGTTCCCTGGTGGGACAGAAAAATGTCAAAGTGTATCGGGTTTTGCAGGGTGAAGTGAACTCTGAAGAGCAGATCCGTCCGGATGCCGCCGGGCAGCGGCATATGTTGATGAGTTATCCGATCAAGGAAGAAGGATTAGTGATCGGAGCCATCTACATTGAAGCTCCCATGGAAGAGATGTACAACACCATTCGGACCATCAATACCATTCTCATCAAGATTGCCTTGGTCGCTTTGGCAGGTACAGGAATTTTGGTCATTATCCTGGCCCGGACCATCACCAATCCCGTCAAGGACATTACACAACAGGCCACGGTGATGGCTGAAGGGGATTTTAACCGAAAGGTCGATGTGAAAAGCCAGGACGAAATCGGTCAACTGGCTACAGCCTTCAACCATTTGGCACAACACCTGCGAGAGGCCCTTTCCCAAAAAGAAGAGGAAAAAGGAAAACTGGAGTCCGTTCTGGCCAATATGAGTGACGGCGTTATCGCCACAGATGAAAAAGGCCGGGTGATTGTGATCAATCGACGGGCTGAGGATATATTGGGCTGGAAACCGAAGCAGGGTGAAGATATTCAGCAGGTTCTCCCTCTTTCCCAACCCGTCTCTCTCCCTCTCACGGAAGAAAGAGAGACTTATATGGAACTGGACCGGGAAGATCCCGATGACCAAACTGTGGTAAAATTGACTTTTACACCCATTCGACGTTCCGATCAAACAGTGGGATTAATCGTCGTCCTGCAGGATGTGACAGAAGAGGAGAAGCTGGATCGGCAACGCAAAGAGTTTGTAGCCAACGTTTCCCATGAATTACGTACTCCCTTGACCACGATCAAAAGTTATCTGGAGGCACTGGATGAGGGAGGTGCCATGGAAGACAAGGAACTGGCCACCCGCTTTCTCCGGGTGACACGACAGGAATCAGAACGGATGACACGGCTGATCCATGATCTGTTGCAACTGTCCAGGCTTGATTCGGAAAAGGCCCGGCCACACAAACAACCCCTTCTGCTCTTCGATGTACTACAGGAAGCGGCTGACCGCTTCTCCGTGCAATGCAAGCAAAAAAACATCTCGCTTCATCTGTCTCTGGCACATGGACTGCTGCCACGGGTTTATGCCGCCCGTGACCAATTGGATCAAGTATTGGACAACCTCCTTTCCAATGCGGTTAAATACACTCCTGAAGGAGGCAGTATTACGTTGTCCGCCAAACGTCGGGTAGCAGACGGTTTTATTTCCGTCTCCATTTCCGATACGGGTATCGGCATTCCCAAAAAGGATTTGGAACGTATCTTTGAGCGTTTTTACCGTGTGGACAAAGCCCGCTCCCGCAACATGGGCGGAACCGGACTGGGGCTGTCGATTGCCAAGGAGATCATTCAGGCCCATGGTGGAGATATTTACATGACAAGTCGTTATGAAAAAGGAACCACGGTCACCTTTTCTCTGCCCCCGTGTGAACCGGAGGTGGTTCGATGA
- a CDS encoding peptidase MA family metallohydrolase, which produces MNANTQLPIRSFILFLICFSLFFSFGFSHQGMVFTQPVLHKGNHLLESWRFRDGDVLETDRINLYYPASMAKQAVLVSREAEQVLQSFENRYNYTFNKPVPIFLFPDRESLRSHFSWKKGQSATGVYFSGAIYLLNPDVWYEGMPSIEESPEKWAREFHEKGPLYHEIAHLYLDKSTGGNYPIWYTEAYAQWVEYRELGFEWITPSNQLTRRHLYTYPDLRDHFEQLTNQSLAYRQSFLFLRMIVEQEGEDSLNRLHRQLAKGVAFEQAWKQVFDKETAESYQDWISHIN; this is translated from the coding sequence ATGAATGCGAATACTCAATTGCCTATTCGAAGTTTCATACTGTTTTTGATCTGTTTCTCTCTGTTTTTCTCCTTCGGGTTTAGTCACCAGGGGATGGTTTTCACGCAACCTGTGTTGCATAAGGGAAACCATCTGCTGGAATCTTGGCGATTCCGCGACGGAGATGTTTTGGAGACAGACCGAATCAATTTGTATTATCCCGCTTCCATGGCCAAACAGGCTGTTCTGGTATCCCGTGAAGCGGAACAAGTTCTGCAATCCTTCGAAAATCGCTATAACTACACCTTTAACAAACCGGTGCCCATCTTTCTTTTTCCGGATCGCGAATCCCTTCGCTCCCATTTTTCCTGGAAAAAAGGTCAAAGTGCGACCGGTGTTTACTTTTCGGGAGCCATCTACCTTTTAAACCCCGATGTTTGGTATGAAGGAATGCCATCCATTGAGGAATCCCCGGAAAAGTGGGCTCGGGAGTTTCATGAAAAAGGGCCCTTGTATCATGAGATTGCCCACCTGTATTTAGACAAGTCAACAGGAGGCAACTATCCGATTTGGTATACGGAGGCATATGCCCAGTGGGTGGAGTACCGGGAACTGGGCTTTGAATGGATAACCCCCTCCAATCAGTTAACCCGCCGACATTTGTACACTTACCCGGATCTGCGGGACCATTTTGAACAGCTGACGAACCAGTCCCTGGCTTATCGCCAGTCTTTTCTGTTCCTTCGCATGATTGTGGAGCAAGAGGGGGAAGATTCCCTGAACCGTCTGCATCGGCAGTTGGCAAAGGGAGTCGCTTTTGAGCAAGCGTGGAAACAAGTCTTTGACAAGGAGACAGCGGAATCCTATCAAGACTGGATAAGCCATATCAATTGA
- the yycF gene encoding response regulator YycF, which produces MSAKILVVEDERPIADILQFNLSKEGYNVECVYDGHTAVTRIHESQPDLVLLDLMLPGLDGIEVCRKVRQSYDMPIIMVTAKDSEVDKVLGLEIGADDYVTKPFSNRELLARIKANLRRSKAQPEQPRQDSHLLTVGALTIDQHSYMVKKNNVPLDLTHREFELTLYMAKHVHQVLTREHLLQSVWGYDYFGDVRTVDVTIRRLREKIEDDPSQPQYIITRRGIGYTMQNPEAER; this is translated from the coding sequence TTGAGTGCAAAGATTCTCGTGGTGGAAGACGAGCGTCCCATCGCCGATATTTTACAATTCAACCTGAGTAAGGAAGGATACAACGTAGAATGTGTATATGACGGTCACACGGCTGTTACCCGGATCCATGAGTCCCAACCGGACCTGGTTCTGTTGGATTTGATGCTTCCGGGGCTTGACGGAATTGAGGTCTGTCGCAAAGTCCGCCAGTCCTATGACATGCCGATTATCATGGTTACGGCAAAGGATTCTGAAGTGGACAAGGTACTGGGCCTGGAAATCGGGGCAGACGATTATGTAACCAAACCTTTCAGCAACCGGGAACTGCTGGCACGGATCAAAGCCAATCTGAGGAGATCCAAAGCACAGCCGGAACAACCCCGACAGGATTCCCACTTGCTTACCGTCGGAGCTCTTACCATCGACCAACATAGTTATATGGTGAAAAAAAACAATGTACCACTGGACTTAACCCATCGTGAATTTGAGTTGACTCTGTACATGGCCAAGCATGTGCATCAGGTTTTGACCCGGGAGCATCTGTTGCAATCCGTCTGGGGCTATGATTATTTCGGTGACGTCCGCACAGTGGATGTGACGATCCGCAGACTACGGGAAAAAATCGAGGACGATCCCAGTCAACCTCAATATATCATCACAAGACGGGGGATCGGCTACACCATGCAGAACCCTGAAGCTGAGCGGTGA
- a CDS encoding PTS transporter subunit EIIC produces MEKVETLANLILEGLGGKENISTLNYCMTRLRVTPRQPSQVQREKLKKTKGVMGIVEQSGQLQIILGPGTVTKVAELIAKETGLKAGEVEDYEASVKDRNRTPVKLFLRKLANIFIPLIPAIIAGGMIMGLTNVIMYSFEVSEKNQWILILSGISKVIFTYLAIFVGINTAREFGGTPALGGVAGGLIILPDIANIQLFGEELLPGRGGLIGALMAAWFITVMERLMRKWVPSVIDIIVTPTLSLLITGLATYTLLQPVGGFLSDVITRGLTTLLDTGGIWGGVLSGAILAGTFLPLVLTGLHQGLTPIHMQLLDQTGLNPLLPILAMAGAGQVGAAFAVYMKTKNQTLRQVIKGGLPVGILGIGEPLIFGVTLPLGRPFITACVGAAVGGAFQSALGTASVAIGVSGLPLALLIAPGQILLYLAGVFISYAAGFFITFFFGFQRKMDQHFSSQSNTPLS; encoded by the coding sequence TTGGAAAAGGTGGAAACCTTGGCAAATCTGATCCTGGAAGGATTGGGAGGGAAGGAAAATATCTCAACTCTCAACTACTGCATGACCCGATTACGGGTGACTCCTCGCCAACCAAGTCAGGTTCAACGGGAAAAGCTAAAGAAGACAAAGGGGGTTATGGGGATTGTTGAACAGTCTGGGCAATTACAAATCATACTTGGACCCGGAACTGTTACCAAAGTGGCGGAACTGATAGCAAAGGAGACAGGACTGAAGGCTGGAGAAGTGGAAGATTACGAAGCCTCCGTCAAAGACCGAAATCGAACCCCTGTAAAACTTTTTCTGAGGAAATTGGCCAATATATTCATCCCTCTCATTCCTGCGATTATCGCCGGAGGGATGATCATGGGGTTGACCAACGTCATCATGTATTCCTTTGAAGTAAGTGAAAAAAACCAGTGGATCCTGATCTTGTCCGGGATCAGCAAGGTTATATTCACTTACCTGGCCATCTTCGTGGGGATCAATACCGCCAGGGAATTTGGGGGAACACCGGCTTTGGGAGGTGTGGCCGGAGGCTTGATCATTTTACCGGATATCGCCAATATCCAATTGTTCGGGGAAGAGTTGCTCCCAGGTCGGGGAGGGTTGATCGGGGCATTGATGGCCGCATGGTTCATCACAGTCATGGAGCGACTCATGCGGAAATGGGTGCCATCTGTCATCGATATCATTGTAACACCCACTCTTTCCCTTCTTATTACCGGTCTCGCCACCTACACCCTGCTGCAACCCGTCGGCGGGTTTTTATCCGATGTCATCACCAGGGGATTGACCACTTTACTGGATACAGGCGGTATCTGGGGTGGAGTCCTCTCCGGCGCAATCCTGGCAGGGACTTTTCTTCCTCTGGTACTAACCGGCTTGCATCAGGGATTGACTCCTATTCACATGCAATTACTGGATCAGACTGGGTTGAATCCTTTATTGCCCATCCTGGCCATGGCAGGAGCCGGTCAAGTGGGGGCCGCCTTCGCTGTTTATATGAAAACAAAAAATCAAACCCTGCGCCAAGTCATTAAAGGAGGATTACCCGTGGGGATACTGGGAATCGGTGAACCCTTGATTTTTGGAGTCACTCTTCCCCTGGGCCGTCCTTTCATCACAGCTTGCGTCGGTGCCGCTGTCGGAGGAGCTTTCCAAAGTGCTTTGGGAACTGCTTCGGTGGCGATCGGAGTATCCGGATTGCCTTTGGCGCTGTTGATCGCACCGGGCCAAATCCTCCTGTATCTGGCTGGTGTCTTCATCTCTTATGCAGCCGGCTTTTTCATTACCTTCTTCTTCGGTTTTCAAAGGAAGATGGACCAGCATTTCAGCAGTCAGTCCAACACTCCCCTGTCCTGA
- a CDS encoding YheC/YheD family protein yields the protein MRRYRQIASKALKTKVMMENPGLLPYIPKTTWYTPHTLDRMLAVFPTVFIKPDKGGGGAGILRVQKEREGRFQICFRKVCRSVERFRLAGMVNGLLIPGKRYLIQQGIDLARIQGRPVDIRILLQKPERKWVISGMVAKVAAQGQFVTNHSKGGKPVSLEKAFALIWGKETPVASFLLDQLKELALRTAFVLDSRFPGIKELGIDVGADQSGRLWIFEVNTRPQFQMFRKVQGPGFYTEILKRHRQAAR from the coding sequence ATGCGCAGATACCGTCAGATAGCCAGTAAAGCACTTAAAACCAAAGTGATGATGGAAAACCCGGGATTATTGCCTTATATCCCCAAAACCACCTGGTACACGCCACATACATTGGACCGGATGCTGGCCGTTTTTCCGACGGTGTTTATTAAGCCGGACAAAGGAGGGGGAGGCGCGGGAATCCTCCGGGTACAAAAGGAGAGGGAGGGTCGGTTTCAGATCTGCTTTCGGAAGGTGTGCCGGAGTGTGGAAAGGTTCCGGCTTGCAGGAATGGTTAACGGATTGCTGATTCCCGGAAAACGTTACTTGATTCAACAGGGGATCGATCTGGCCCGGATTCAAGGAAGGCCAGTCGATATCCGTATTCTCCTCCAAAAACCGGAGCGCAAATGGGTGATCAGCGGAATGGTTGCCAAAGTGGCGGCACAAGGCCAATTTGTCACCAATCACTCCAAGGGTGGAAAGCCGGTTTCACTGGAAAAGGCTTTTGCTCTGATATGGGGAAAAGAGACACCTGTTGCGTCTTTTCTTCTGGACCAGCTGAAAGAGTTGGCCTTACGGACAGCGTTTGTGTTGGATTCCCGTTTTCCGGGGATCAAGGAGCTGGGGATCGACGTCGGTGCCGATCAATCCGGCAGGTTATGGATTTTTGAGGTAAATACCCGCCCCCAGTTTCAGATGTTTCGAAAAGTACAGGGTCCGGGCTTTTATACAGAAATATTAAAGCGACATAGGCAGGCTGCTCGCTAA
- the yycI gene encoding two-component system regulatory protein YycI: MDWSKAKSILILAFLALNLFLTGQLIQARDEQTDTLSVAKNTQRELSQLVEDKKITIQADLPVETPQVSYLEAKPITPGEDWESNPDGSYELHLQTPLNRSELYRFIENLDRYRFEQKQSTAQKNIYYQQWEKRPLFDARLEVTMRKSQIQSLRLTRFHITSDTRSPQAGISAHTALLSLIENRHIRSGETVTDVELGYHGQSYDAEVRILHPVWRIKTLEQTYYVNALTGGSDKASENPK; the protein is encoded by the coding sequence ATGGACTGGAGTAAAGCAAAATCCATCTTAATCCTGGCGTTTCTGGCATTAAATCTGTTTTTGACCGGCCAATTGATCCAGGCCCGGGATGAGCAGACGGACACTTTGAGTGTAGCTAAAAATACGCAGCGGGAGCTCAGCCAACTGGTGGAGGATAAAAAAATTACCATTCAGGCTGATTTACCCGTTGAGACACCCCAGGTTTCTTATCTGGAAGCAAAACCGATCACCCCAGGAGAAGACTGGGAATCAAACCCTGATGGAAGCTATGAACTCCATCTGCAAACCCCGCTGAACCGATCAGAACTATATCGATTTATCGAGAACCTGGATCGGTATCGGTTTGAACAGAAGCAGTCCACTGCTCAAAAGAACATTTACTATCAACAATGGGAAAAGCGTCCTCTGTTTGACGCCCGGTTGGAAGTCACCATGAGAAAATCGCAAATCCAATCGCTACGTCTTACCCGTTTTCACATCACATCGGATACCCGTTCTCCCCAGGCCGGGATCTCTGCTCACACTGCCCTGCTCAGCCTGATTGAAAACAGACATATCCGCAGCGGTGAAACCGTCACTGACGTGGAACTGGGTTATCACGGTCAATCCTATGATGCCGAAGTTCGAATCCTTCATCCGGTTTGGCGTATCAAAACATTGGAACAAACCTATTATGTCAACGCGTTAACCGGTGGAAGTGACAAAGCGTCGGAAAACCCGAAGTAA